From Pseudomonas sp. StFLB209, a single genomic window includes:
- a CDS encoding HIT family protein, protein MFALDSRLQQDTLPLGDFPLCRLLLSNDARYPWFILVPRRAGISEVFELDADDQAQLWRETTALAAILKDTFNADKLNVATLGNVVSQLHMHVIVRKRDDGAWPAPVWGKLTALPYEPRQVAALIERLRPVLPEDFRLESSV, encoded by the coding sequence GTGTTCGCTCTGGATTCACGTTTGCAGCAAGACACTCTGCCATTGGGGGATTTTCCTCTATGCCGCTTGCTGCTTAGCAACGATGCTCGCTATCCCTGGTTTATTCTGGTGCCGCGTCGCGCAGGTATCAGCGAGGTTTTTGAACTCGATGCCGATGACCAGGCGCAGTTATGGCGGGAAACCACCGCTCTGGCGGCCATCCTTAAAGATACCTTCAATGCCGACAAGCTTAACGTTGCCACTTTGGGTAACGTCGTCAGCCAGTTACATATGCATGTGATCGTGCGCAAGCGCGATGATGGGGCGTGGCCTGCTCCGGTATGGGGCAAGCTGACGGCGCTGCCTTATGAGCCAAGGCAGGTTGCTGCACTGATTGAGCGTCTGCGGCCTGTGCTGCCAGAGGATTTCAGGCTGGAGTCGAGCGTATGA
- a CDS encoding OprD family porin, producing MRVMKWSAIALAVAAAASTQLASAAPFVSDQAEAKGFVEGSSLNLKARNYYYNRDKKAGAVDDKDWTQGFWGIYNSGYTQGTVGVGVDAFGYLGFNLDGSDKYSGSGNLQTDSQGRNSDSFGKAGAAAKFRISKTELKIGDMQPSSPVFAVGGSRLLPQTATGISLQSSEIKGLDLEAGHFTSTTSQDETNRSGEIFANYAGVSAKSADFVGGKYSITDNLGVALYGAKLEDIWNQYYANVNYALPLGGDQSLAFDANLYRTVDEGSAKAGSISNTAFSGSVAYSFMAAHTLTVALQKINGDTPFDYIGTGNNNRGGDSIFLNNSIQYSDFNGPNEKSAQIRYDLNMAPYGVPGLSFMTRYIKGWDIDGSNAPTNGPYGYYGADGKHHETNFEAKYVLQSGPAKDLSFRIRQAWHRANADQGEGDVNEFRLIVDYPISIL from the coding sequence ATGAGAGTGATGAAGTGGAGCGCAATCGCACTGGCCGTTGCGGCGGCAGCCAGCACCCAACTGGCATCGGCTGCGCCGTTTGTCAGCGACCAAGCCGAAGCCAAGGGCTTCGTTGAAGGCAGTTCGCTGAACCTGAAAGCACGCAACTACTACTACAACCGCGACAAGAAAGCTGGCGCAGTTGACGACAAAGACTGGACTCAGGGTTTCTGGGGTATCTACAACTCCGGCTACACTCAAGGCACTGTCGGTGTCGGTGTTGACGCCTTTGGTTACCTCGGCTTCAACCTCGACGGCAGCGACAAGTACTCCGGCTCCGGCAACCTGCAGACCGACAGTCAAGGCCGCAACTCCGACAGCTTCGGCAAAGCCGGTGCCGCCGCCAAATTCCGCATTTCCAAAACCGAGCTGAAAATCGGCGACATGCAGCCTAGCAGCCCGGTATTCGCAGTTGGCGGCTCTCGCCTGCTGCCACAGACCGCCACCGGTATCAGCCTGCAAAGCAGCGAAATCAAGGGCCTGGATCTGGAAGCCGGTCACTTCACTTCGACCACCAGCCAGGATGAAACCAACCGTAGCGGCGAAATCTTCGCCAACTACGCTGGCGTGAGCGCCAAATCTGCCGATTTCGTCGGCGGCAAGTACTCGATTACCGACAACCTCGGTGTAGCCCTGTACGGCGCCAAGCTTGAAGACATCTGGAACCAGTACTACGCCAACGTGAACTACGCCCTGCCACTGGGCGGCGATCAGTCCTTGGCATTCGACGCCAACCTGTATCGCACCGTTGACGAAGGCTCGGCCAAGGCCGGCTCGATCAGCAACACGGCCTTCTCCGGCTCGGTCGCTTACTCGTTCATGGCAGCTCACACCCTGACTGTAGCCCTGCAGAAAATCAACGGTGACACACCGTTCGACTACATCGGCACCGGCAACAACAACCGTGGCGGCGACTCGATCTTCCTCAACAACTCGATCCAGTACTCCGACTTCAACGGCCCGAACGAGAAATCTGCCCAGATCCGCTACGATCTGAACATGGCACCTTACGGGGTTCCAGGCCTGAGCTTCATGACCCGCTACATCAAAGGCTGGGACATCGACGGCAGCAACGCTCCAACCAATGGCCCTTACGGCTATTACGGCGCAGACGGCAAACACCACGAAACCAACTTCGAAGCCAAATACGTACTGCAGTCCGGCCCGGCCAAGGATCTGTCGTTCCGTATCCGTCAAGCATGGCACCGCGCCAATGCTGACCAGGGCGAAGGTGATGTTAACGAGTTCCGCCTGATCGTCGACTACCCGATCTCGATTCTGTAA